From Rhodopseudomonas palustris, a single genomic window includes:
- a CDS encoding outer membrane protein: protein MRRVVVAAAVGVMAQTAYAADMPDYGPLRGALVETARVVNWEGFYVGGQAGYGTSDMDFTDATSSLAHQQMVLTAIENEYNVSRWPVLGKKSSHGSGYGGFIGYNWQWDDVVLGLEANYMHGNFGGSDFGGMGRIFTTSNGYTNDVYYSAAATMNVKDIGSVRARAAYAFGSFLPYAFGGVSLGQADIVRTASISGTQVNTSAAPGFQYVPFSGSLTQVQNNHFIYGYAGGVGMDMMITRGLFVRAEWEYLKFAAPINTAVSTVRGGIGYKF, encoded by the coding sequence ATGCGTAGAGTTGTGGTGGCCGCTGCGGTCGGCGTGATGGCACAGACGGCGTATGCGGCCGACATGCCGGACTACGGCCCGCTCCGCGGCGCGCTGGTAGAGACTGCCCGGGTGGTCAATTGGGAAGGCTTCTACGTTGGTGGCCAGGCCGGCTACGGCACGTCAGACATGGATTTCACTGACGCCACCAGCAGCCTCGCGCATCAGCAGATGGTGCTGACCGCCATCGAGAACGAGTACAACGTTTCACGCTGGCCGGTCCTCGGCAAGAAATCCAGCCATGGCAGCGGCTACGGCGGATTCATCGGCTACAATTGGCAGTGGGACGATGTCGTGCTCGGACTCGAAGCCAACTACATGCATGGCAATTTCGGCGGTTCCGACTTCGGCGGGATGGGTCGCATCTTCACCACGTCGAACGGCTACACCAACGACGTGTATTATTCGGCCGCTGCGACGATGAATGTGAAAGACATCGGATCGGTGCGGGCCCGCGCCGCCTATGCGTTCGGCAGCTTCCTGCCCTATGCGTTCGGCGGGGTTTCACTCGGCCAGGCCGACATTGTCCGCACAGCCTCGATTTCGGGTACCCAGGTCAACACCAGCGCTGCGCCCGGCTTCCAGTATGTTCCGTTCAGCGGCAGCCTCACTCAGGTGCAGAACAACCACTTCATCTACGGCTACGCAGGCGGCGTCGGCATGGACATGATGATCACGCGCGGCCTGTTCGTCCGTGCCGAGTGGGAGTATCTGAAATTCGCGGCGCCGATCAACACGGCAGTGTCTACGGTCCGTGGCGGCATCGGCTACAAGTTCTGA
- a CDS encoding glutathione S-transferase family protein: MKIYGDLNSGNCLKVKWTCDRLGLPYEWIAVDTMKGESRTPAFLALNPAGQVPVVGFDDGRTLAQSNAIIRYLARGSDLIPTDPWLAAKMDEWLFWEQYSHEPYIAVCRFQMVYLGMPADELDPDRVRRGHVALKRMEQHLAASAVLVGDRLSLADVALLAYTRMAEQGGFALQDYPAVRDWIGRAEAGLGLPAFDPAT; the protein is encoded by the coding sequence ATGAAGATCTACGGCGATCTCAATTCCGGCAACTGCCTGAAGGTGAAGTGGACCTGCGACCGGCTGGGGCTGCCGTATGAGTGGATCGCCGTCGATACGATGAAGGGCGAGTCCCGGACGCCGGCGTTTCTGGCGCTGAACCCGGCCGGGCAGGTTCCGGTGGTCGGCTTCGACGATGGCCGCACGCTGGCGCAGTCCAATGCCATCATCCGCTATCTGGCCCGCGGCAGCGATCTGATCCCGACTGATCCGTGGCTCGCGGCCAAGATGGACGAGTGGCTGTTCTGGGAGCAGTACAGCCATGAGCCGTATATCGCGGTGTGCCGATTCCAGATGGTCTATCTCGGTATGCCGGCCGACGAACTCGACCCGGACAGGGTACGCCGCGGGCACGTGGCGCTGAAGCGGATGGAGCAGCATCTGGCGGCGTCCGCCGTTCTCGTCGGCGATCGGCTGTCGCTCGCCGACGTGGCGCTGCTGGCGTATACGCGGATGGCCGAGCAGGGCGGCTTCGCACTGCAGGACTATCCGGCCGTTCGGGACTGGATCGGCCGCGCCGAGGCCGGCCTCGGCCTGCCTGCGTTCGACCCCGCGACCTGA
- a CDS encoding GNAT family N-acetyltransferase, producing MSADPAVAIRSARRADVFAIVAMLADDHLGAGRERLEDPLPDSYYAAFDALQRSPQIRMVVAEDQDGRVVGCLQLAVLPGLSSQGASRAIIEDVRVARDCRSRGIGEVLVRWAIGQARDQGCRLVELFTHQSRVDAQRFYARLGFQPSHVGMTMRF from the coding sequence ATGAGTGCCGATCCCGCCGTCGCCATTCGCTCGGCCCGCCGCGCGGATGTGTTCGCGATCGTCGCGATGCTCGCAGACGATCATCTGGGCGCGGGGCGCGAGCGGCTCGAAGACCCGCTGCCGGACTCCTACTACGCGGCGTTCGACGCGCTGCAACGGTCGCCGCAGATCCGGATGGTGGTGGCGGAAGATCAGGACGGCCGCGTGGTCGGCTGCCTGCAGCTCGCGGTGCTGCCCGGCCTCAGTTCGCAAGGTGCCTCGCGGGCGATCATCGAGGATGTGCGCGTCGCCCGCGACTGCCGCAGCCGCGGCATCGGCGAGGTGCTGGTGCGCTGGGCGATCGGGCAGGCGCGCGACCAGGGCTGCCGGCTCGTCGAATTATTCACCCATCAGAGCCGCGTCGACGCCCAGCGGTTCTATGCCCGGCTCGGCTTTCAGCCGTCCCATGTCGGGATGACGATGCGGTTTTGA
- a CDS encoding methyl-accepting chemotaxis protein, with the protein MNSSSLSKAIVALVAAAVVMVGLSAIGMVIGSLGYVVELVAMGIGLSLLGYAVWLLRRTSAAMNEIAAVCVEAAHGNLEARVQGRRDGGEIGRAQAEVNNMLDIVDAFVREASASMEYVSQGKTFRKVLTRGLPGSFKNASVVINSASDSMDRRVREVAKEAQCFAAGMDDVAGLLTTASTGLKSDAGAMAEAAEETSRQSVSVASGAEQASANVQTVASAAEQLTASIAEISRQIQHSTTSTHQAVDEAAQTTDKIRRLADAAQRIGDVVKLINAVAAQTNLLALNATIEAARAGESGRGFAVVAAEVKALASQTAKATEEITARIGEMQSITEESVGAVEAISWRISEINEVSTSIASAVEQQGAATREIASNVQQASSGTALVTSNVVGISHAAEDTGKIAMRVNGVSGEIAGQVDKLRAEVHRFVAKVA; encoded by the coding sequence ATGAATTCATCTTCTCTGTCTAAGGCGATCGTCGCCCTCGTCGCCGCCGCGGTGGTGATGGTGGGGCTGAGCGCCATCGGCATGGTGATCGGGTCGCTCGGCTATGTCGTCGAGTTGGTTGCGATGGGCATCGGCCTTTCTTTGCTCGGTTACGCGGTGTGGCTGCTGCGCCGAACCTCCGCGGCGATGAACGAGATCGCCGCGGTTTGCGTCGAGGCCGCGCACGGCAATCTGGAGGCGCGTGTCCAGGGCCGCCGCGACGGCGGCGAGATCGGGCGGGCCCAGGCCGAGGTCAACAACATGCTCGACATCGTCGACGCCTTCGTTCGCGAGGCGTCGGCGTCGATGGAGTATGTCAGCCAGGGCAAGACCTTCCGCAAGGTGCTGACCCGCGGCCTGCCGGGCTCGTTCAAGAACGCCTCGGTGGTGATCAACAGCGCTTCCGACTCGATGGACCGCCGGGTGCGCGAGGTGGCCAAGGAAGCGCAGTGCTTCGCGGCCGGCATGGACGACGTCGCAGGACTGCTGACGACGGCTTCCACCGGGTTGAAGTCCGATGCCGGTGCGATGGCCGAGGCGGCCGAAGAAACCAGCCGTCAATCGGTCAGCGTAGCGTCGGGCGCCGAACAAGCCTCGGCGAACGTGCAGACGGTGGCCAGCGCGGCGGAACAGCTCACCGCGTCGATCGCCGAGATCTCCCGGCAGATCCAGCATTCCACCACCAGCACCCATCAGGCGGTGGACGAGGCGGCCCAGACCACCGACAAGATCAGGCGCCTCGCCGACGCGGCGCAGCGGATCGGCGACGTCGTCAAGCTGATCAACGCGGTCGCGGCGCAGACCAATCTGCTGGCGCTCAACGCCACGATCGAGGCGGCACGCGCCGGCGAGTCCGGCCGCGGCTTCGCGGTGGTGGCGGCGGAAGTGAAGGCGCTCGCCAGCCAGACCGCCAAGGCCACCGAAGAGATCACCGCGCGGATCGGCGAGATGCAGTCGATCACCGAGGAATCGGTCGGCGCCGTCGAGGCGATCAGCTGGCGGATCAGCGAGATCAACGAAGTCAGCACCTCGATCGCCTCCGCGGTCGAGCAGCAGGGCGCGGCGACGCGCGAGATCGCCAGCAACGTGCAGCAGGCCTCGTCCGGCACTGCGCTGGTGACGTCGAACGTCGTTGGTATCAGTCACGCCGCCGAAGACACCGGCAAGATCGCGATGCGGGTCAACGGCGTCTCCGGCGAGATCGCCGGCCAGGTCGATAAGTTGCGCGCCGAGGTGCACAGATTCGTCGCCAAGGTCGCCTGA
- a CDS encoding PAS domain-containing protein, with protein sequence MARPQVKPTGIECPFDEDELIVSKTDLKGHITYANDVFVRLAKFPRSEVIGAPHSLVRHPDMPRAIFKLLWDTIQAKKEIFAYVVNMARDGDHYWVFAHVTPTLDANRNVTGFHSNRRKPDREQVTRIEALYRQLRDEENRHRNAKDGMLAGYALLMSTIKERGVEYDEFIFSV encoded by the coding sequence ATGGCTCGGCCGCAGGTGAAGCCGACGGGTATCGAATGCCCGTTCGACGAAGATGAGTTGATCGTATCCAAGACCGACCTCAAGGGACATATTACTTACGCCAACGACGTGTTCGTCCGGCTGGCAAAATTCCCCCGCTCGGAAGTAATCGGCGCGCCGCATTCGCTGGTGCGCCACCCGGACATGCCGCGCGCGATCTTCAAGCTGCTGTGGGACACCATCCAGGCCAAGAAGGAGATCTTCGCCTATGTGGTGAACATGGCCCGCGACGGCGATCACTACTGGGTGTTCGCCCACGTCACGCCGACGCTCGACGCCAACCGCAACGTCACCGGCTTCCATTCCAACCGCCGCAAACCCGATCGCGAACAGGTCACCCGAATCGAGGCGCTGTATCGCCAGTTGCGCGACGAGGAGAACCGGCATCGCAACGCCAAGGACGGCATGTTGGCGGGCTATGCGTTGCTGATGAGCACGATCAAAGAGCGGGGAGTGGAGTACGATGAATTCATCTTCTCTGTCTAA